Genomic DNA from SAR324 cluster bacterium:
AACAAATCTCAAAAAAATCTAAACAAAACCCTAGAGATTTAGTCATGATTGCAGACCATGCTGCAGAAAAATTTATCCAAACAGAAATTGGTAAAATTCTTCCACAAGCACATCTTGTTGGTGAAGAGTCTGTTGCTGAAAATCCTAAATTATTGGACTTAATTGGTACTAGTGATGTGTGTGTAATCATTGATCCAATTGACGGTACTGGGAACTTTGCCACTGGCCTTGCCGTGTTTGGGACAATGGTAGCGGTTGTTATCAGAAATGAAACTATTTTTGGTTTGTTATATGATCCGATAATAGATGATTAGATTTTTTCGAAACATGGAGAAGGC
This window encodes:
- a CDS encoding inositol monophosphatase family protein encodes the protein MSKKSKQNPRDLVMIADHAAEKFIQTEIGKILPQAHLVGEESVAENPKLLDLIGTSDVCVIIDPIDGTGNFATGLAVFGTMVAVVIRNETIFGLLYDPIIDD